The Kineosporiaceae bacterium genome contains a region encoding:
- a CDS encoding DUF2817 domain-containing protein, protein MTAQVRARRRRWDGVHEPLTRRALIVGLLSGVATVASEVAHPVVARAEAAPTGPAPGRRLLGRSTQGRSIWVHQRGPANAAATVLVVGSIHGSEPAGIPIAQALLTQAPPFGVRFVVVPTMNPDGDALRRRQNARGVDLNRNFPGGVHRGTPGDVYYSGPRDASEVETRLMRGLMEETQPDAMLVYHQHLNVVDHCGGDLAVSRAYASQTGMRAAQLPRYPGSMATWLHRLLPTCTIVTVELPAAVGTALRRRHVTAVRRLAVTVAASG, encoded by the coding sequence GTGACGGCTCAGGTCCGTGCCCGGCGACGCCGATGGGACGGCGTGCACGAACCCCTGACCCGCCGAGCGCTGATCGTCGGCCTGCTCTCAGGGGTGGCGACCGTCGCGAGCGAGGTTGCGCACCCGGTCGTCGCACGGGCCGAGGCCGCGCCCACGGGCCCAGCGCCCGGACGCCGCCTGCTCGGCCGCTCGACTCAGGGTCGCTCGATCTGGGTGCACCAGCGCGGACCGGCCAACGCCGCCGCCACCGTGCTGGTGGTGGGCAGCATCCACGGCAGCGAGCCGGCGGGTATCCCGATCGCGCAGGCGCTGCTGACCCAGGCCCCGCCGTTCGGCGTCCGGTTCGTCGTGGTGCCCACCATGAACCCGGACGGCGACGCGCTGCGTCGGCGCCAGAACGCCCGCGGCGTCGACCTCAACCGCAACTTCCCCGGTGGGGTGCACCGCGGCACACCCGGCGACGTCTACTACTCGGGGCCGAGAGACGCCTCTGAGGTCGAGACCCGGCTGATGCGGGGGCTGATGGAGGAGACGCAACCCGACGCGATGCTCGTCTACCACCAGCACCTGAACGTGGTGGACCACTGTGGCGGGGACCTGGCCGTGAGCCGCGCCTACGCGAGTCAGACCGGCATGCGGGCCGCTCAGCTGCCCCGCTACCCCGGCTCGATGGCCACCTGGCTGCACCGGCTGCTGCCCACCTGCACCATCGTCACCGTCGAGCTGCCGGCCGCGGTCGGCACGGCGCTGCGCCGGCGGCACGTGACCGCCGTGCGTCGGCTGGCGGTCACCGTGGCAGCGTCCGGCTGA
- a CDS encoding DinB family protein, which yields MSAAEDVVEPGRAEIEEMLEENRAELVAAVDGLTEDQARRRLVPSLTTPLGLVKHAAFAERVWFEVTVAGRTRDEVGLPDDIDESFTLTDDDTVASAIADFRAACESSRRIAAAHRFADEVPHRRRGSVSLRWIHLHLIEELARHAGHADILREQILAADPG from the coding sequence ATGAGTGCCGCCGAGGATGTCGTGGAGCCGGGTCGCGCAGAGATCGAGGAGATGCTCGAGGAGAACCGCGCCGAACTCGTGGCCGCCGTCGACGGATTGACCGAGGATCAGGCGAGGCGCCGGCTGGTGCCCTCGCTGACCACCCCACTCGGCCTGGTGAAGCACGCTGCCTTCGCCGAACGGGTCTGGTTCGAGGTCACCGTGGCCGGTCGAACCCGCGACGAGGTGGGCCTGCCCGACGACATCGACGAGAGCTTCACCCTGACGGACGACGACACCGTCGCCTCGGCGATCGCCGATTTCCGGGCGGCCTGCGAGAGCTCACGTCGGATCGCGGCTGCCCATCGGTTCGCCGACGAGGTGCCGCATCGCCGCAGGGGTTCGGTCAGCCTGAGATGGATCCACCTGCACCTCATCGAGGAGCTGGCGCGCCACGCCGGCCATGCCGACATCCTGCGGGAGCAGATTCTCGCCGCCGACCCCGGCTGA